One window of Paenibacillus albicereus genomic DNA carries:
- a CDS encoding aminoglycoside N(3)-acetyltransferase, giving the protein MDIYAYPPLPKSGIRKELNALGVSEGMTLLVHSSLKSFGRWIPGGSQAVVEALEEAVGPTGTLVMPTQTADLSEPSNWIHPPVPESWWPIIREEMPPFRPDLTPTRAMGAVVEAFRRREGARRSAHPQLSFAARGPLAEAIVGEHPLVPPLGESSPLGRLYEHGAHVLLLGVGHVNSTSLHLAEHRADWPGKRMIRQGAPMLEAGERRWVEYEELAYDDSDFEAIGEAFEASHPQARRATIGACLARLMPMRALVDFAAEKMARRRPGLDR; this is encoded by the coding sequence ATGGACATCTACGCCTATCCGCCGCTCCCGAAGAGCGGTATTCGAAAAGAACTGAACGCCCTGGGCGTAAGCGAAGGCATGACGCTGCTCGTCCACTCGTCGCTGAAATCGTTCGGCCGCTGGATTCCGGGCGGCAGCCAGGCGGTCGTCGAAGCGCTGGAGGAGGCGGTCGGGCCGACCGGCACGCTCGTCATGCCGACTCAGACGGCCGACCTTTCCGAGCCGTCCAACTGGATTCATCCGCCGGTGCCGGAATCGTGGTGGCCGATCATCCGCGAGGAGATGCCGCCGTTCCGCCCGGACCTGACGCCGACGCGGGCGATGGGAGCGGTCGTCGAGGCGTTCCGGCGCCGCGAGGGGGCGCGGAGGAGCGCTCATCCCCAGCTGAGCTTCGCGGCTCGCGGACCGCTCGCCGAAGCGATCGTCGGAGAGCATCCGCTCGTCCCTCCGCTCGGCGAATCGTCCCCGCTCGGAAGGCTGTACGAGCACGGGGCGCATGTGCTGCTGCTCGGCGTCGGCCATGTCAACAGCACCTCGCTCCATCTGGCGGAGCACCGGGCCGACTGGCCGGGCAAAAGGATGATCCGCCAGGGAGCGCCGATGCTCGAAGCGGGCGAGCGGCGCTGGGTCGAATACGAGGAGCTGGCTTATGACGACAGCGACTTCGAGGCGATCGGCGAAGCGTTCGAGGCCTCGCATCCGCAAGCGCGGCGGGCCACGATCGGGGCCTGTCTCGCCCGGCTCATGCCGATGCGGGCGCTCGTCGATTTCGCGGCGGAGAAGATGGCTCGGCGCCGCCCCGGCTTAGACCGATAA
- a CDS encoding HAD family hydrolase, producing the protein MTRQAFLFDMDGVIIDSEPLHFEVDIETVKALGAEIDQHGLEPYVGMTNPEMWKLLREQFGFEPSIAEIIELQMNRKLEALAASGLTAMDGIAELTDRLLAAGVRIGVASSSPRVFIEAVLGQFGLLDKFGCIVSGEEVPMGKPAPDVYLEAARQLGVSPDACVVLEDSRNGVRAAKAAGMRAIGLRNPNSGQQDLSEADWIVDSVRDIPLAELGLGLG; encoded by the coding sequence ATGACACGGCAAGCCTTTTTGTTCGACATGGACGGCGTCATCATCGACAGCGAGCCGCTGCACTTCGAGGTGGACATCGAGACGGTCAAGGCGCTCGGCGCGGAGATCGACCAGCATGGACTCGAGCCTTACGTCGGCATGACCAACCCGGAGATGTGGAAGCTGCTGCGGGAGCAGTTCGGCTTCGAGCCTTCCATCGCCGAAATCATCGAGCTCCAGATGAACCGCAAGCTGGAGGCGCTGGCGGCGAGCGGCCTGACCGCGATGGACGGCATCGCGGAGCTGACCGACCGTCTGCTCGCCGCCGGCGTGCGCATCGGCGTCGCCTCGTCCTCGCCCCGCGTCTTCATCGAAGCGGTGCTCGGTCAGTTCGGCCTGCTGGACAAGTTCGGCTGCATCGTCAGCGGGGAGGAAGTGCCGATGGGCAAGCCCGCGCCGGACGTGTACCTGGAGGCGGCCCGCCAGCTCGGCGTCTCGCCGGACGCCTGCGTCGTGCTGGAGGACTCCCGCAACGGCGTGCGTGCCGCCAAGGCGGCGGGCATGCGCGCGATCGGGCTGCGCAACCCGAACTCCGGCCAGCAGGACCTGTCCGAAGCCGATTGGATCGTCGACTCGGTCCGCGACATCCCGCTGGCGGAGCTAGGGCTTGGCCTGGGCTGA
- a CDS encoding coiled-coil domain-containing protein, with protein sequence MEQMLQRIFSALEGMDERFDRIDGRLDKMDGRLDKMDERLDKMDGRLDKMDERLDKMDGRLDKMDERLETIDGRLDRMDERLETIDGRLDKMDERLDTFEQRLDVVDERLGRLEEVVDSVQTQVTALSGQVFDLHEKVDAYHLENISADEKLLSEIISLRGTVEFHDHKIMQVEKEMFFLKKQHA encoded by the coding sequence ATGGAGCAGATGCTGCAGCGGATCTTTTCGGCGCTGGAGGGCATGGACGAGCGGTTCGATCGAATCGACGGTCGTCTGGACAAAATGGACGGTCGTCTGGATAAAATGGACGAGCGCTTGGACAAAATGGACGGTCGTCTGGATAAAATGGACGAGCGCTTGGACAAAATGGACGGTCGTCTGGATAAAATGGACGAGCGTCTGGAAACGATCGACGGTCGTTTAGACAGAATGGACGAGCGTCTGGAAACGATCGACGGTCGTTTAGACAAAATGGACGAGCGTCTGGATACGTTCGAGCAGCGCCTGGACGTCGTGGACGAGCGGCTCGGCCGTCTGGAAGAAGTCGTCGATTCGGTCCAGACCCAGGTCACGGCCTTGAGTGGTCAAGTGTTCGACCTCCATGAAAAAGTAGACGCCTACCATCTGGAGAATATTTCTGCGGACGAAAAGTTGCTGAGCGAGATCATCAGCCTCCGCGGAACCGTGGAATTTCACGATCATAAGATCATGCAGGTGGAGAAGGAGATGTTCTTCCTCAAAAAGCAGCACGCTTGA
- a CDS encoding RsmF rRNA methyltransferase first C-terminal domain-containing protein yields MKLPASFESRMKDLLHTEYEAFRHSCEQPRVQALRVNTLKLAAEEFLAVQPFGLEPVPWAPAGFYYDGEEDRPGRHPWHEAGLYYIQEPSAMAVAELAAPQPGERVLDLCAAPGGKSTHLAQLMRGEGLLVANEPHPARAKILSQNVERMGVRHAVVTSELPDRLSPRFPAFFDRIVVDAPCSGEGMFRKDPDACAQWSPDHVLLCAARQDDILRHAALMLRPGGTLVYSTCTFAPEENEGAVSRFLREHPEFSIAAAHLNEGFGSGRPDWIADPAPGLERTVRIWPHRVRGEGHFAAVLRKAEDASAGGRKLKHETGLRRDKLPEPFTRFAEEALAELPQGILLPFGDQLYALPEGMPELAGLKVLRPGLHLGTLKKNRFEPSHALALTLKPGQARHAVDLPLGSPELAAYLRGEVIAAGGAKGWQLVLASGHSIGWGKLADGQLKNHFPKGLRWTGVQSD; encoded by the coding sequence ATGAAGCTTCCGGCTTCCTTTGAATCGCGCATGAAGGACCTTTTGCATACCGAATACGAGGCGTTTCGCCACAGCTGCGAGCAGCCGAGGGTACAAGCGCTGCGCGTCAACACGCTCAAGCTTGCGGCCGAGGAATTCCTGGCCGTCCAGCCGTTCGGGCTGGAGCCGGTGCCGTGGGCTCCGGCGGGCTTCTATTATGACGGCGAGGAAGACCGTCCCGGCCGCCATCCTTGGCATGAGGCCGGCCTCTACTACATCCAGGAGCCGAGCGCGATGGCGGTCGCCGAGCTGGCCGCGCCGCAGCCGGGCGAGCGCGTGCTCGATCTGTGCGCCGCGCCGGGAGGCAAGTCGACGCATCTGGCCCAGCTGATGCGGGGCGAGGGACTGCTCGTGGCGAACGAGCCGCATCCGGCGCGCGCGAAGATCCTGTCGCAGAACGTGGAGCGCATGGGCGTCCGCCATGCGGTCGTGACGAGCGAGCTGCCGGACCGGCTGTCGCCGCGCTTTCCGGCCTTTTTCGACCGGATCGTCGTCGACGCTCCGTGCTCCGGCGAGGGCATGTTCCGCAAGGACCCGGACGCCTGCGCGCAGTGGAGCCCGGATCACGTCCTCCTGTGCGCGGCGCGTCAGGACGACATCCTCCGGCATGCGGCGCTCATGCTGCGGCCGGGAGGCACGCTCGTCTACTCGACCTGCACGTTCGCCCCGGAGGAGAACGAAGGAGCGGTAAGCCGCTTCCTGCGGGAGCATCCCGAGTTCTCCATCGCGGCCGCGCATCTCAATGAGGGCTTCGGGAGCGGCCGGCCGGACTGGATCGCCGATCCTGCGCCCGGACTGGAGCGGACGGTCCGCATCTGGCCGCACCGGGTGCGCGGCGAAGGTCACTTTGCGGCCGTGCTGCGCAAGGCGGAGGATGCGTCCGCAGGCGGGCGCAAGCTGAAGCACGAGACGGGCCTGCGGCGGGACAAGCTGCCGGAGCCGTTCACGCGCTTCGCCGAGGAAGCTCTCGCCGAGCTGCCGCAGGGCATCCTGCTTCCGTTCGGCGACCAGCTGTACGCGCTGCCGGAGGGCATGCCGGAGCTTGCCGGGCTGAAGGTGCTGCGGCCCGGCCTGCATCTCGGCACGCTCAAGAAGAACCGCTTCGAGCCTTCGCACGCGCTGGCGCTCACGCTGAAGCCCGGGCAGGCGCGCCATGCCGTCGATCTGCCGCTCGGCTCTCCGGAGCTGGCCGCCTACTTGCGCGGCGAAGTCATCGCGGCGGGCGGCGCCAAGGGCTGGCAGCTCGTGCTCGCCTCGGGCCACTCGATCGGCTGGGGCAAGCTTGCCGACGGCCAGCTGAAGAACCACTTTCCGAAAGGCCTGCGCTGGACGGGGGTTCAGTCGGATTAG
- a CDS encoding spore germination protein: MCIKLAPLGQRGKTRTAVCYLKSIADPAVVGEVLQRVSKIDTDAILDAGYIEQFIEDQPFSPFPQIQNTERPDKTAAALLEGRVAILAEGSPFALIVPTFFTQFYQSLDDYTERFLIGSLIRIVRLVALISSLIFPALYVSLISFNPELIPTDFAVAVAGGRAGVPFPSFVEVLIIEVSMEVLREATIRLPQLIGGALSIVGVLVIGQAAVSAGFASPITIVIVALTTIGSFATPAYNSATALRMLRFPLIVLGGTFGLFGVMMGVLFIANHMLALESFGAPYLSPFVPGSWQGMKDMLVRGPIWWLRKRPSHLHPQDSDRLPPDSARLPMERVLRSGGRRGPQRHE; encoded by the coding sequence ATGTGCATCAAGCTCGCGCCGCTCGGCCAGCGGGGCAAGACGCGGACGGCGGTCTGCTACCTGAAGAGCATCGCCGATCCGGCGGTCGTCGGCGAGGTGCTTCAGCGCGTCTCCAAGATCGATACGGACGCCATCCTAGACGCCGGCTATATCGAGCAGTTCATCGAGGACCAGCCGTTCTCGCCGTTTCCGCAAATTCAGAATACGGAGCGCCCGGACAAGACGGCTGCCGCCCTGCTGGAGGGACGAGTAGCGATCCTGGCGGAAGGCTCTCCGTTCGCGCTGATCGTGCCGACGTTCTTCACCCAGTTCTACCAGTCGCTCGACGACTATACGGAACGGTTCCTCATCGGCAGTCTGATCCGGATCGTGAGGCTGGTCGCGCTGATTTCCTCGCTCATCTTTCCCGCCCTCTACGTCTCGCTCATTTCGTTCAACCCGGAGCTGATTCCGACGGACTTCGCCGTGGCGGTCGCCGGAGGAAGGGCCGGGGTGCCCTTTCCTTCCTTCGTCGAGGTGCTCATCATCGAGGTCTCGATGGAGGTGCTGCGGGAAGCGACGATCCGCCTGCCGCAGCTGATCGGGGGAGCGCTCAGCATCGTCGGCGTGCTCGTCATCGGGCAGGCCGCCGTATCGGCGGGCTTCGCCAGCCCGATTACGATCGTCATCGTCGCGCTCACCACGATCGGCTCCTTCGCGACTCCCGCCTACAACTCGGCCACGGCGCTGCGGATGCTGCGCTTTCCGCTCATTGTTCTGGGAGGGACGTTCGGGCTGTTCGGCGTCATGATGGGCGTGCTGTTCATCGCCAACCACATGCTCGCGCTGGAATCGTTCGGAGCGCCGTACCTGTCGCCGTTCGTGCCGGGAAGCTGGCAGGGGATGAAGGACATGCTCGTCCGGGGGCCGATCTGGTGGTTGCGCAAGCGTCCGTCGCATCTGCATCCGCAGGATTCCGACCGGCTTCCGCCCGATTCCGCGCGCCTGCCGATGGAGCGGGTGCTTCGCTCCGGAGGAAGAAGGGGGCCGCAGCGGCATGAATGA
- a CDS encoding DUF2087 domain-containing protein, with product MQLEKVVAYHKALADPTRIRMLILLADGERNGLALAERLSLAPATITHHAAKLREAGLIGERREKNAIYFSLNEYFLRDGADAAMELILRSRAGAEREETDMDESRPAEEQARQEELEKYRSAVLRSFFDREGRLKSIPAQLKKKLVVLEQLARKLEPGRKYPEKEINAFIREVHPDFATLRREFIMHQFLFREKEVYELNPVEMWPRWAELS from the coding sequence ATGCAGCTGGAAAAAGTCGTCGCCTACCATAAGGCGCTCGCCGATCCGACCCGCATCCGCATGCTGATCCTGCTGGCGGATGGGGAGCGCAACGGCCTGGCGCTGGCCGAGAGGCTGTCGCTCGCGCCGGCGACGATCACCCATCATGCCGCCAAGCTTCGGGAAGCCGGGCTGATCGGAGAGCGGCGGGAGAAGAACGCGATCTATTTTTCCCTGAACGAATACTTCCTGCGCGATGGCGCGGACGCCGCGATGGAGCTGATCCTGCGGTCGCGCGCAGGAGCGGAGAGAGAGGAGACGGACATGGACGAATCGAGGCCAGCCGAGGAGCAGGCGCGCCAGGAGGAGCTGGAGAAGTATCGGAGCGCCGTGCTGCGCAGCTTCTTCGACCGAGAGGGCAGGCTGAAGAGCATTCCCGCCCAGCTGAAGAAGAAGCTCGTCGTGCTGGAGCAGCTGGCGCGCAAGCTGGAGCCGGGACGCAAGTACCCGGAGAAGGAGATCAACGCCTTCATCCGCGAGGTCCATCCGGACTTCGCCACGCTTCGACGCGAGTTCATCATGCACCAGTTCCTGTTCCGCGAAAAGGAGGTCTACGAGCTCAACCCGGTCGAAATGTGGCCGCGCTGGGCGGAGCTGTCCTGA
- a CDS encoding CLC_0170 family protein, with amino-acid sequence MLMTRLLSLSLLLVWMSMTGLILIAVDAPICRFLRMEREQRGARALGWSLIAASLLAGIDLGAWRLFR; translated from the coding sequence ATGCTGATGACCCGCCTGCTGTCCCTGTCCCTGCTGCTGGTATGGATGTCGATGACGGGCTTGATCCTGATCGCCGTCGACGCGCCGATCTGCCGCTTCCTGCGGATGGAGAGGGAGCAGCGCGGCGCCCGAGCGCTCGGCTGGTCGCTGATCGCGGCCAGCTTGCTGGCGGGGATCGACTTGGGCGCCTGGCGCTTGTTCCGCTGA
- a CDS encoding GerAB/ArcD/ProY family transporter translates to MNDSRATSGMISSFQLGAVVASSIVGIGVLTLPRLAARAVESGAPLLVFAGMTCGMLFLAALAYLMSRHPGQSLFRFSEQLIGKGAARVLNGLLILYFLFVSGMTARQFGEAVVQVLLQKTPIEIVVSFLILLAGLSCRRDRLKFVFVHQFYLPFILLPGIVVVAVSMQNAEMANLLPVLGNRSFDWGGELIQIAAASQIAFVIVLLGPILRRPRRAVAATALGAVLVTLLYTAIVVATIAVFGAEEVKLLTYPTLETARSASLGSGQRLDALFLIVWVISIFTSVYSTYYFCAYGTRELLGLRDQRMIATFGMPFVYAAALLPANIFELYRWSERLNLYGAILFAGYPALLLLLSLIRRSGRRTEEAEGHA, encoded by the coding sequence ATGAATGATTCCCGGGCCACGAGCGGCATGATCTCATCGTTCCAGCTGGGCGCCGTCGTCGCCAGCTCGATCGTCGGCATCGGCGTCCTGACGCTGCCCCGCCTGGCCGCGCGAGCGGTGGAGAGCGGGGCTCCGCTGCTCGTCTTTGCCGGCATGACATGCGGCATGCTCTTCCTTGCAGCTCTCGCTTATTTGATGAGCCGCCATCCGGGACAGAGCCTGTTCCGCTTCAGCGAGCAGCTGATCGGCAAGGGGGCGGCGCGCGTCCTCAACGGGCTGCTGATCCTTTATTTTCTGTTCGTCAGCGGCATGACCGCACGCCAGTTCGGAGAAGCGGTCGTGCAGGTGCTGCTGCAAAAGACGCCGATCGAGATCGTCGTATCGTTCCTGATCCTGCTGGCAGGACTGTCGTGCCGCCGGGATCGGCTCAAGTTCGTCTTCGTGCATCAATTCTACCTTCCGTTCATCCTGCTGCCCGGTATCGTCGTCGTAGCCGTATCGATGCAGAACGCAGAAATGGCGAATCTGCTGCCGGTCCTCGGCAACCGCTCGTTCGACTGGGGGGGCGAGCTGATCCAGATCGCAGCCGCCTCTCAGATCGCGTTCGTCATTGTCCTGCTCGGCCCGATCCTGCGGCGGCCTCGCCGGGCGGTGGCGGCGACGGCCCTCGGCGCCGTCTTGGTGACGCTGCTCTATACCGCGATCGTCGTCGCGACGATCGCCGTCTTCGGCGCCGAAGAGGTCAAGCTGCTGACCTACCCGACGCTGGAAACGGCCCGCAGCGCCTCGCTCGGCTCGGGCCAGCGCCTCGACGCGCTGTTCCTGATCGTGTGGGTCATCTCCATTTTCACCTCCGTCTACTCGACCTATTACTTCTGCGCGTACGGAACGAGGGAGCTGCTCGGCCTGCGCGACCAGAGGATGATCGCCACGTTCGGCATGCCCTTCGTCTACGCGGCGGCGCTTCTGCCGGCCAACATCTTCGAGCTGTACCGCTGGTCGGAACGGCTCAACCTGTACGGGGCCATCCTGTTCGCCGGGTATCCGGCGCTGCTGCTGCTCCTGTCCCTGATCCGGAGAAGCGGCCGGCGGACCGAGGAGGCGGAAGGCCATGCGTAG
- a CDS encoding amino acid permease, with protein sequence MAEQEAKGLPWWQLSLFGAGCTIGTAFFLGSGIAVRTSGWLALPVFAAVALATYFVYEALARMTAEHPDKGSFRTYAGQAYGRWAAFGTGWIYWFSELLILGGTLTALGLFSQAWLPSVPLGAFAGGYAVLALLVVVLGSKGINAAENLFAVVKIAAVIGFIGVCAWWLLRGLASPSEAPNGWREAASPGWGGVWRGLLYGFYAFSGIEVMGFMAAGLRKPEQAPKAGAFMLSLIAVLYIGSIALAMLLVPAASMKPDASPLILALDGLRLTALRHALNGVLIVSGFSILVASLYGVSTMLVTLAQGGDAPAWTGRTWGKRKLPAAALLVNAAGMGVSVVLALLLPRSLFEHLATAGGLVLLYVWTIIVLSYLKLGRPGAWGRIKSWTAIVLMAAAASGALSEPAGRPGFYASLGIAAAVAAATFVMHRRWTAAAERQRLRDDARSRRRFPGGRAGGGAR encoded by the coding sequence ATGGCAGAGCAGGAAGCAAAAGGCTTGCCCTGGTGGCAGCTGTCCTTGTTCGGAGCGGGCTGCACGATCGGCACCGCGTTTTTCCTCGGCTCGGGCATCGCGGTCCGCACGAGCGGCTGGCTGGCGCTGCCCGTATTCGCGGCCGTGGCCCTAGCCACTTATTTCGTCTACGAGGCGCTCGCCCGGATGACCGCGGAGCATCCGGACAAAGGCTCGTTCCGCACCTATGCCGGACAGGCCTACGGGCGCTGGGCCGCCTTCGGCACCGGCTGGATCTACTGGTTCTCGGAGCTGCTCATCCTCGGCGGCACGCTGACCGCGCTCGGGCTGTTCAGCCAGGCCTGGCTGCCCTCCGTGCCGCTGGGGGCGTTCGCCGGCGGCTATGCGGTGCTGGCGCTGCTCGTCGTCGTGCTCGGCTCCAAAGGCATCAACGCCGCCGAGAATCTGTTCGCCGTCGTCAAGATCGCCGCCGTCATCGGCTTCATCGGCGTGTGCGCCTGGTGGCTGCTGCGCGGCCTGGCCTCTCCCTCGGAAGCGCCGAACGGCTGGCGGGAAGCGGCCTCGCCGGGTTGGGGAGGCGTCTGGAGAGGGCTGCTGTACGGGTTCTATGCGTTCAGCGGCATCGAGGTGATGGGCTTCATGGCGGCGGGACTGCGCAAGCCCGAGCAAGCGCCCAAGGCCGGCGCGTTCATGCTCTCGCTGATCGCCGTGCTGTACATCGGCTCCATCGCCCTTGCCATGCTGCTCGTGCCGGCCGCCTCGATGAAGCCGGACGCGAGCCCCCTGATCCTGGCTCTGGACGGACTTCGCCTGACCGCGCTGCGCCATGCGCTGAACGGCGTGCTGATCGTATCGGGCTTCAGCATCCTCGTCGCCTCGCTGTACGGCGTCTCGACGATGCTCGTCACGCTCGCGCAAGGCGGAGACGCTCCCGCCTGGACCGGGCGCACCTGGGGCAAGCGCAAGCTGCCTGCGGCCGCGCTGCTCGTCAACGCCGCCGGGATGGGCGTATCCGTCGTGCTGGCGCTGCTGCTGCCGCGCAGCCTGTTCGAGCATCTGGCGACGGCGGGCGGCCTTGTCCTGCTTTACGTCTGGACGATCATCGTGCTGTCGTACCTCAAGCTGGGGCGTCCTGGAGCATGGGGGCGGATCAAATCCTGGACGGCGATCGTCCTGATGGCCGCCGCGGCGTCCGGAGCGCTGTCCGAGCCCGCCGGACGTCCCGGTTTTTACGCCAGCCTCGGCATCGCGGCCGCCGTCGCCGCCGCGACCTTCGTCATGCACCGGCGCTGGACGGCCGCCGCCGAGCGGCAGCGGCTTCGCGACGATGCCCGTAGCCGCCGCCGCTTTCCGGGCGGCCGGGCAGGAGGGGGAGCCCGGTGA
- a CDS encoding spore coat protein, protein MQEILSGMVAVLDQFVLFREAALDPELKQLLDRQHRFMLEHYHLTLESFAAGRKPHRDTQAYLIPNLPPVKFGTSPAAPSAPIAQPSELTDKGIAGYALGLLKSQASLLAMTSLELAHPVCRRVVAAQVPDYIEMAYEAFLYLNGRGWYQVPALPDAEAQRIASSFAPQPRPAGASGR, encoded by the coding sequence ATGCAGGAGATTCTGTCCGGCATGGTCGCGGTGCTGGACCAGTTCGTGCTGTTCCGGGAGGCTGCGCTCGATCCGGAGCTCAAGCAGCTTCTGGACCGCCAGCATCGCTTCATGCTGGAGCACTACCATCTGACGCTGGAAAGCTTCGCCGCCGGCCGCAAGCCCCATCGGGACACGCAGGCTTATCTCATTCCGAACCTGCCACCGGTGAAGTTCGGGACGTCTCCGGCGGCTCCTTCCGCCCCGATCGCCCAGCCTTCCGAGCTGACGGACAAGGGCATCGCGGGCTATGCGCTGGGCTTGCTGAAAAGCCAGGCCTCGCTGCTGGCGATGACCAGCCTCGAGCTGGCGCATCCGGTCTGCCGCCGCGTCGTGGCCGCGCAGGTGCCGGACTATATCGAGATGGCCTATGAAGCGTTCCTCTATCTGAACGGCCGGGGCTGGTACCAAGTTCCCGCGCTTCCGGACGCGGAGGCGCAGCGGATCGCCTCCTCCTTCGCGCCGCAGCCTCGGCCTGCGGGAGCTTCCGGCCGCTGA
- a CDS encoding Ger(x)C family spore germination protein produces the protein MRSLLLAALALAGGLLLAGCWDRQELEDRALILGMAIDEADGDEKDEHATHLTPPPTVKGKKIRITAQIAIPGRVPLGPSDSGGGGKEGGMPVWVVRVTGYSIDDALNNLQQEIADPRSLIHLRVIVISEKIARRGVEDLNDYFRRNSEVRRSTWLLVSDIEADRLMGVAPPLERIPSLYLLSMIEKSMEMGKFPKEYIGSFWTAESSKGQDEFLPYISIRQKENILLKGIALFSGGRMVGHTEPIEIGAYMALKGMNPGGYSNFIQVPDVGTLMLTTFRRQAETDIRIEDDVPHIRIKVRLDTRIEERLDNESDAYTASDYRKIEEHLEENVSRILRGFIRSTQQLKSDPFGFGEALRGQYPRYWNRHIETKSDWESLYAQTRFDIGCEIYIRREGLKTN, from the coding sequence ATGCGTAGCCTGCTGCTGGCGGCGCTGGCGCTGGCGGGCGGGCTGCTGCTGGCGGGCTGCTGGGACCGGCAGGAGCTGGAGGACCGCGCGCTCATCCTCGGGATGGCGATCGACGAGGCGGATGGCGACGAGAAGGACGAGCATGCGACCCACTTGACCCCGCCGCCGACGGTGAAAGGCAAGAAGATCCGCATTACGGCGCAGATCGCCATACCGGGGAGAGTCCCGCTCGGACCGAGCGACAGCGGGGGCGGCGGCAAGGAGGGGGGCATGCCCGTCTGGGTCGTTCGCGTCACCGGATACTCGATCGACGACGCGCTGAACAACCTGCAGCAGGAGATTGCCGATCCGCGGAGCCTGATCCATCTGCGCGTCATCGTCATCAGCGAAAAGATCGCCCGGCGAGGCGTGGAGGACCTCAACGACTATTTCCGTCGAAACTCGGAGGTCCGCCGCTCCACCTGGCTGCTCGTCTCCGACATCGAAGCGGACAGGCTGATGGGCGTGGCCCCGCCGCTGGAACGGATCCCCAGTCTCTACCTGCTGTCGATGATCGAGAAATCGATGGAGATGGGCAAATTCCCCAAGGAGTACATCGGCAGCTTCTGGACCGCCGAGTCGAGCAAGGGGCAGGACGAGTTCCTGCCGTACATCTCCATCCGGCAAAAGGAGAACATCCTGCTCAAAGGAATCGCCCTGTTCAGCGGAGGCAGGATGGTCGGCCACACCGAGCCGATCGAGATCGGCGCCTACATGGCGCTCAAAGGAATGAATCCGGGCGGCTACTCGAACTTCATCCAAGTGCCGGACGTGGGAACGCTCATGCTCACTACGTTCCGCCGACAGGCCGAGACCGATATCAGGATCGAGGACGATGTCCCTCATATCCGCATCAAGGTGCGGCTCGACACCCGCATCGAGGAGCGGCTGGACAACGAGTCCGACGCCTACACCGCCTCCGACTACCGCAAGATCGAGGAGCACTTGGAGGAGAATGTGTCGCGGATCCTGCGCGGATTCATCCGGTCGACCCAGCAGCTGAAGTCGGACCCGTTCGGCTTCGGAGAAGCCCTGCGCGGGCAGTATCCGAGGTATTGGAACCGCCATATCGAGACAAAGAGCGATTGGGAGAGCCTCTATGCCCAGACGCGCTTCGATATCGGCTGCGAGATCTACATCCGCCGCGAAGGCTTGAAAACGAACTAG